AGCGAGGGGCGCCCCGGTGACGATGAGGATCATGAGGCCGAGAATCCCGGCGTCGAAGGCGGCTTCCCGCCCTCCCACTCAGCCCCTCCTCATGCACGCATCCGCGGGACGAAGAAAGCCGCGGTCCGCGCCAGACCTTCCTCGAGGTGCACTTTCGGGTCGTACCCCAGGTGCTCGTGCGCGGCCGACACGTCGGCGAGCGAATCGCGGACGTCGCCCGCGCGCGGAGGATCGTGCCTGGGCGCCACGTCGGCGCCGAGGATGCCGTTGACGATGCGGACGAGATCGAGGAGGGAGATCCGCCGCCCGCACGCCACGTTGAACGCGCGGCCGAGCGCGGAGTCCCCCGCCCGGCACGCGAGGAGGTTCGCGTCGACCGCGTTGTCGATGTAGCAGAAGTCGCGCGTCTGCTTTCCGTCGCCGTAGATCGTCGGTGATTTCCCCGCGGCCATCATCGTGATGAACCGGGGGATCACGGCGGCGTACTCGGAGGCGGGATCCTGACGGGGCCCGAAGATGTTGAAGTATCGCAGGGAGACCGTCGGGAGACGGTAGAGAGCGTGGAAGACGCGCGCGTACTGCTCCCCTCCGAGTTTCTGGATGGCATAGGGGGACAGCGGGGAGGTCGGCATCGTCTCGACCTTGGGCAGGACCGGCGTGTCGCCGTAGGCCGACGAGGACGAGGCGTAGACGAACCGCTCGACGCCCTTCTCGCGGGCCGCCTGGAGGAGGTTGAGCGTCGCGGTGATGTTGGCCGCGTGAGTCCGCACGGGATCGGCGACCGATCGCGGCACCGAGGGGATGGCGGCCTGGTGCAGGACGTACGACGCGCCGTCCACGGCGCGACGCGCGACCTCGACGTCCGCGAGATCTCCCTCCAGGATCTCCGGGCGCGCGCCTCCTGCCGCGCGGCTCGCCGCGTCGATGTTCTCGCGCCGTCCCGTCGCGAAGTTGTCCACGACGCGGACGCGCTCCCCCTCGCGGAGCAGGCGCTCCACGATGTTCGAGCCGATGAAGCCGGCCCCGCCGGTGACGACGAACAGTTTCCCCACGGATCCTCCCGCCGGCCTCGCGTTCCGGCCCGTCAGCGCTTGCCCGCGTCGACCCCCGGCCGGCCCACGCAGCGGTAGCTGAAACCGAGCCGCGACATCTCAGATACCTCGTAGATGTTCCGGAGGTCCACGATGGCCGGGGACTTCATCACCTTCTTGAGGCGGCCGAGGTCGAGCTGCCGGAACTGGTTCCACTCGGTGGCGACGACGAGGACGTCCGCCCCCTCCGCCGCGTCGTACTCGCTCTGCGCGAAGGTGACACCCTTCAGCACCTTGCGCGCCGCCTCCATGGCCACCGGATCGTACGCGCGGATCTTCATCCCCCACTCCCCGAGGATCTCGGCGACCCGCAGCGCCGGCGACTCGCGGATGTCGTCCGTGTTCGGCTTGAACGAGATCCCGAGAAGGGCGGCCGTCTTCCCCTTCGGCTCGCCGACGAGATCGCGCACCTTGCCGATGACCTCCCCGATCTGCTGGTCGTTGACCTCCATCACGGCCTCGACGATGCGAAGGCGGTACCCGCGGTTGCGCGCGATCTGCGCGACGGCCTGGGTGTCCTTGGGGAAGCACGAGCCGCCGAACCCGGGGCCGGGGTGGAGGAACTTGCGGCCGATCCGGTTGTCGAGCCCCATCCCGCGAGCGACGTCGTGGACGTCGGCTCCGATGCGATCGCAGAGGTTGGCGATCTCGTTGATGAAGGAGATCTTGGTCGCGAGGAAGGCGTTGCTCGCGTACTTGATCATCTCGGCCGTGACGACGTCGGTGGTGAGGAACGGCGTCTCGATCAGGTAGAGAGGGCGGTACAGATCCCTCAGGATGGCCGTCGCCTGCGGGTCCTCCGTCCCGATCACCACTCGGTTCGGCCGCATGAAGTCCTCCACGGCGGCCCCCTCGCGGAGGAACTCGGGGTTGCTGGCGACCGAGAAGGCGATCTCGGACTTCCGGTTCTCCTCGATGAGCTTGCGGATCATCGATCCGGTTCCCATCGGGACGGTGCTCTTGGTGACGACGACCTTGTACTCGTTGAGGTGGCGCGCGACCGCGAGCGCGACGTCCCGGACGAAGGTCAGGTCGGCGGCGCCGGACTCGTCCGGCGGGGTGCCGACGGCGATGAAGATGACGAGCGACTGCTCGACGGCGGTGGCGAGATCGGTCGTGAAGCTCAATCGCCCCTGCCGCACGTTGCGCTCGACCATCTCCTCGAGGCCGGGCTCGTAGATCGGCATCCTGCCGGCTTTCAGATCGCGGACCTTCTCCTCGATCTTGTCCACGCACGTCACGTGGACGCCGAACTCGGCGAAGCACGCCCCGGTCACCAACCCGACGTACCCCGTTCCCACGACGGCGATGTTCATTCGATGCGTCCCCTCGGGCCTCGCGCGCGTCAGTCGACGAAGCGGTACTTGACGATGCACCAGATCGCCGCGACGCCGTCCTTCCAGCCGATTTTCTTTCCCTGAGCGTAGTCGCGGCCGTGATAGGAGATGGGGACCTCGTAGATCCGCCATCCCCGCCGCGCGACCTTCATCGTGAACTCGGGCTCGAACCCGAAGCGATCCGATCGCAGCTTCAGGCCGTCGAGGACCCGGCGCCTGAAGACCTTGTAGCAGGTCTCCATGTCGGTCAGGTTGATGTTCGAGAGCATGTTGCTCAGGAGCGTCAGAAAGCGATTGCCGGCATAATGCCAGAAAAGGTGAACGCGGTGGGGCCCCGCCAGGAACGAGCACCGTGTGGACCTCGTTGAAGACCGGGATGACGACGGAGGCCTTCAAGAGGAGACGACCCCGGCGCGATTTCCCGGCCGCCGATCCTTCAGCCACGCTACGAAGCGCCGGATCCCCTCCTCGATGGGCACCTTCGGGTCGTACCCCAGCTCCTCGCGCGCGCGCGAGACGTCCGCCCACGTCATGCGGACGTCCCCGGGCTGGTTCGGCATGGCCTGGATCTTCGCCGGCGTCCCGATCTCGCGCTCGAGGATCGCGATGAGCGAAGAGAGCGGCACGCGGCGCGACTCCCCGAGGTTGTAGATGTGGAACCCCGAGACCCTGTCCATCGCCCTCACGACGCCTTCGATGATGTCGTCGACGTACGTGTAGTCGCGCTCGGTCGAGCCGTCGCCGTAACGGGGAAGGGGCCGCCCTTCGAGGATCTCGCGCGCGAACTTGTGGATCGCCATCTCGGGGCGCTGGCGCGGGCCGTAGACCGTGAAGAATCTCAGGCACGTGACGTCGAGGGCGTGCACGTGGTGGTGGGCATAGCACAGGAGCTCCCCCGCCGCCTTCGTGGCCGCGTAGGGGGAGACCGGATGGGTCACCGGATCGCTCTCCGCGAACGGGACCTTGTTCGCGTCGCCGTAGACGGAGGAGGACGACCCGAAGACGAAGCGACGGGGACCGTGCCGCCGGCACGCCTCGAGCAGGACCGACGTGCCCGTGAGGTTCACGTCGCTGTACAGGGCCGGCTCCGCGATCGACGGTCTCACGCCCGCGCGCGCGGCGAGGTGGACGACGACGTCGAACCTCTCCGCGCCCAGGACCTCGTCGACGGTCGCGGCGCTCCGGATGTCCCCCGTGATGAGGCGGTAGCGCGGATGCGCGAGCGCGGCGGCCACGTTGTCGCGCTTGATCGCCTCGTCGTAGAAGGGATCGAAGTTGTCGAGAGCGACGACCCGATCCCCGCGGGCCAGCAGCCTTTCGCAGAGGTGCGAGCCGATGAACCCGGCGCCCCCCGTCACGAGCACTGTGCTCACGTGCGATCCCCCTCCCGTGGCTGCGGCCCCCTCAGAGCTTCACGAGCTTCGAGCGGCCGCGCTTGAGGCTCCGCGTGGCGTTGCGCGTGTCGACGAGAACCGGCACTCCGTCGAGGATTCTCTGGTAGTCGACGTCGGCGTGATCGGTGACGATGACCGCGCAGTCGAGGCCCCGGAGCGATCCGCGCGTGAGCGGGACCGACGTCGCGGCCGGGCCATGGGAGCCGCCGTGAAGGGCCGGCACGTGCGGATCGTGATACCGGACCACGGCCCCCCTCTCCCGCAGCAGGCGCATCAGGTCGAGGGCCGGCGACTCGCGCGTGTCGTTGGTGTCCCGCTTGTACGCGACGCCGACGACGAGCACCTTCGCGCCGCGAAGCGCCTTGCGGCGCACGTTCAGCGCGTCGACCACCTTGCCGAGCACGTAGTTCGGCATCTGCCCGTTGACCTCCGCCGCCAGCTCGATGAACCGCGCCTGGTAGTCGAGCGTCCGCAGCTTCCACGAGAGGTAGTGGGGATCGATCGGGATGCAGTGGCCGCCGAGACCCGGCCCGGGGTAGAACGGCATGAAGCCGAAGGGCTTCGTCGCCGCCGCCGAGATGATCTCCCAGACGTCGAGCTTGAGCCGGTCGCAGATGAGCGCGATCTCGTTCACCAGGCCGATGTTCACGGATCGGAACGTGTTCTCGAGGAGCTTGATCATCTCGGCGGCGCGCGCCGAGCTCACGGGGACGACCCTCTCCACCGCCTGCTGGTAGAGGTGGGCCGCCATGCGGCCGCACGCGAGGGTGATCCCGCCGACGACCTTGGGGGTGTTGCGGATCCCGTACCGGGCGTTCCCGGGATCGACGCGCTCCGGCGAGAAGGCCAGGAAGAAATCGACGCCGGCCCGCAGGCCCCCTTCCTGGAGGCTCGGCAGCATGATCTCCTCGGTGGTCCCGGGATACGACGTCGACTCGAGGACGATGAGCATCCCCCGGTGGACGCGCGGCGCGATCTCGTCGAGAGCCGAGACGATGTAGGAGATGTCGGGATCGCGCGTCTTGCGGAGCGGAGTCGGCACGCAGACGATGACCGCGTCGAGCTTCCGGATGATCTCGAAATCCGACGTCGCGCTGAGCCTGCCGGCGCCCAGCGCCTCCCGCAGCGCCTTCGACGAGACGTCCTGGACGTACGAGCGCCCCCGCTTCAGGGAGTCGACCTTTCTTGCGTCGACGTCGATGCCGTGGACCCGGAAGCCCTGCCGCGAGAACTCCAGCGCGAGAGGCAGGCCCACGTACCCCAGGCCCAGGATTCCGATCTGCGCGCGCCTCGAGTCCACCCTGGCGCGCAGGTCGTCGGCGATCTTCCGGCCGTTCCCCGCGGCTCGCTTCACAGCCCCTCCGGCGAGACGGGCTCCGGCTTCGTCGTGCCGTCGTTGTTGGGATCCTTCAAGCGCTCCTTCTCTCCTTTCTCGCGATAGTGCCGGACGAACCACGACATCATCTTGCTCTTCTGGACCCCGTGCAGCACGTCCTGAAGATCTCGATAGAGGGTCGGGTCGTTGATGAACGCTCCGGCGGTCCCGTCCCCGTGGTTGAGCTTCTCGGTGATCTCCCTGAGGTTTTCCGTGACCTTCTTCAGATCGCCGAGGACCTGGCCCGCGACCTCGTCGTCCGTGACGAGGCGACCGGCGAGGCCCTTCCCGTCCCGGATCTCCTGGACGAGGCCCTTCATCGTCCCGGTGGTCGCCTGGAGATTGGCTAGAATCTGGCTCACGGATCCGTCGGGCGCCAGCGCCTGCATCGCCACGCCTTTTTCGTCGGCGAGGCGGCCGAGGATCGCCTCGATGCGACCGAGCGAGGTCTCGACGCGCGCGACGGTGGTGTCGGCGAGCTCCCGGTCCGCGAGCAGCCGCCCCGCCAGCCCCTGCCCCCGGTCCACCTTCCCGAGGATGGAGTTCGTGGTGGCGACGGATTCCTTCAGGCTGGAGATCGTCTCCTTCCCGAAGTTCGGATCGAAGAGGGCGGAGCCGAGAAAGGTCTCGCGGTTCTGGAGCTGGTCGAGGATCACCTTGAGCCCCTTCGTGATCCCCTGGAGATCGTCGGCGATCGAGGCCCCGAGCGCCTGGAACTCCTCCATCCCCATCCCCTCGGGCACCTGGATGTACGACCCGGGCTCGAGGACGGGCTCCCGCGCGCTCCCGGGGGTGAGATCCAGGAACTTGTCGCCGCCGAGCAGGGAGAGGACCTTGAGCGTGGCCGTCGTGTCCCGGCGAATGCGCGATTCGACGGCATGGTCCACCTTGAGGACGATGTCGATGTCGCTCCTTTGAGGGTCCTCGGGGAGGACCACCTCCGTCACCGTCCCGACCTGCACCCCGACGAGCCGCACCGGCGAGCCGACCTGGAGCCCGTTGGTGTTCGCGAGCCGGATCCTGTACGCGACCTTCCGGGACCAGAGGCGGCTCTCGCTGCCGATGGCGAAGAGCCCCACGGCGAAGATCAGGGCCGCGACGGTCAGGACCAGGCCGACGCTCAGGTCCCGTCCGGCGCGCTTCGGTCCGGTCATCGGTCACCTCCCCGTCGCGCACCGTCGAGGAACGCGCGGAGCCTGGGCTCCGCGCTGGCCCGGGCCTCCGCCACGGTGCCTGTGAAGAGCAGCTTCCCTTCATGCAGGAACGCCATGCGATCCCCCACCGTGAACGCGCTGTCGATGTCGTGCGTCACGACGATGGCCGTGACCCCGAGGGCGCGCTGGAGATTCCGTATGAGATGGTTGATGGCCCCGGCCGTGATCGGATCGAGCCCCGTGGTCGGCTCGTCGTAGAGCAGGCCGGCCGGCTCGAGCGCGATCGCGCGCGCGAGCGCCACGCGCTTGCGCATGCCTCCGGAAAGATCCGCGGGCGTCAGCGCCTCCACCCCCGGGAGCTCCACGAGCTCCAGCTTCCCGGCGACCCGCGCGCCGATCTCCTCCTCCGTCATCCGCGTGTGCTCCCTGAGCCCGAAGGCGATGTTCTCATACACGTTCATCGAATCGAAGAGGGCCCCGGCCTGGAAGAGCATGCTCACCTTGCGGCGCACCGCCATGAACCGCTCCTCCGGGTAGTCCGTGACGTCGTCCCCGTCGACGAAGACGCGCCCTCCGTCCGGCCGGTGCAGCCCGATGACGTGCCGGAGCAGCACGCTCTTCCCGGTGCCGCTCCCGCCGAGCACGACCATCGTCTCGCCTCTCGGCACGTCGAGCGTCACGCCGTCGAGGACCACCTTCGGCCCGAACGACTTCCTGACGTCCTCGAACCGGATGAAGGGCTCCGCCACCGGCCCCTCAGAGCACGACGAAGAAGAGCTTCGTCAGGAAGAAGTTGGAGACGAGGATCGCGATCGACGCCGTGACCACGGTGCGCGTCGTCGCCCGGCCGACGCCGTCGGCGCCCCCCGACGCGCGCAGCCCGTTGTAGCACGCGACGAGCGCGATGATGAGCGCGAAGACCGGCGTCTTGCCCGTCCCCGTGAAGACGTCCCGGAAGCTCAGCGTCGTGACGACCTGCCTCAGATAGTACGACCCCGACTGGCCCAGCTCCATGACGCTGATGAAGAGCCCGCCGAGGATGCCGACGAAGTCCGCCAGCACCGTCAGCGCCGGGACCATCAGGAAGGTGGCGACGACCTTCGGCATGACGAGCTTCTTGACCGGGTCTGCGCCGAGCGCGCGGATCGCGTCCACCTGCTCGGTGACGTTCATCGTCCCGATCTCCGCGGTGATCCCCGCGCCGACCCTCCCGGCCACCACGATCGCGGTCAGAACGGGGCCGAGCTCCTGCACCATCGAGAGAGCGACCGCCTTGCCGATGAGCATGCGCGCGCCGTACTGCGCCAGCGTGTACGCGGTCTCGAGCGCGAGGACCATGCCGGTGAAGACCGCCGTGATCGTGGTGATCGACAGCGATCGCACCCCCAACTGGAAGAGCTGATGGCGGATCTGCTCGCCCTCGAACGGGCGGGAGAAGATCTGCCTCACCGCCGCGCGGAACAGAATCGCGACCCCGCCCACCTCCTCGAGGCCGTTCCTCAGGATCTCCCCCATCGCGGGCGATTATGACACACGGGGCGGGGGCGGCGACCGTCAGTCGCCGTAGCCCCGCGGGTGATCGCGATGCCACGCGAGCGCCGAGTCGATAATCGTCTTCAGGTCGCTGAAACGCGGGCTCCATCCGAGCTCTTTCTTCAGCCGCGCGGACGAGGCGAGGAGGAGCGCGGGGTCGCCCGGGCGGCGCCCCGCCTCGAGCACGCGGATCGATCGGCCCGAGACCTCCTCGGCGACGCGGATCACGTCCCTCACGCTCGCCGCCTGATCGGCGCCGAGATTGTACGCGCGGAAGGCCGCCCCCGCGGACGGCGCGTCGAGCGCCCGCAGCGCCAGGACGTGGGCCTCCGCGAGATCAAGCACGTGCACGTAGTCGCGCAGGCACGTCCCGTCCGCCGTCGGATAGTCGGTCCCGAAGATCTCGACGAAGTCGCAGACCCCGAGCGCGGCGCGCAGGATGTTCGGGACGAGGTGCGTCTCGGGATCGTGGTCCTCGCCCATCGATCCCGCCGGGAGCCCGCCCCCCGAGGCGTTGAAGTAGCGCAGCGCGATCGAGCGGAACCCGTAGGCCTCGCCGTACCAGCGCAGCGCGTGCTCGAAGGCGAGCTTCGTCGCCCCGTACGGGTTCGTCGGCGCCGTGGGGTGCTCCTCGGTGATCGGCACGCTGACCGGCTCCCCGTACACCGCGGCGGTCGAGGAGAAGACGAGCTTCGCAACGCCCCGCGCCCGCACGAGGTTCAGGAAGGCGATCGACTTGACCAGATTGTTCTCGTAGTAGGCGGCCGGGTCGCGCATCGACTGGCCGACCTGCGCGGAGGCCGCCATGTGGATGACGGCGCGCACCTCCCCGAGCGAGAGGGCGCGGTCGACCGCCTCGGGATCGACGATGTCGCCGACGACGAGATCCGTCCGGCCGACGGCGCGGGTGTGTCCCTCGCTGAGATCGTCGAGCACGATGGCGCGGTCCCCGCGGGAGCGGAGCAGCTGCACGATGAACGAGCCGATGTACCCGGCCCCACCCGTCACGAGAACGTCCATGTCAGGAACCTCCGGTGGCCGCGCCGCGCGGCGACAGATCGACTCCGGTGAGCTTCCACACCGCGAGCCCGGCGAACGGAACGAGCGAAAGGTAGTGCACGGCCGCGAAGGCGAGATCGGCCGCCGCGAGCACGAGGAAGGCCTTCGGCTCGCCGTACCCGAGCACGGCGACCACGAGGAAGACGCCGCCGAGAGCGCGCAGGAGCGCCGCGGCGACGACGTTGCCGAGGTATCGGCCGGGGTGGAGCACGGGCATGAGGTAGAAGGCCGGGACGCCGGCCAGGAAGACTCCGAGAAACCGGAGGTAGATCTGCTGCTGCGGCATCTCGAGGCCCAGCGCGCCCGCGAGAGCCGCGGGCGCCGCGAGGATGCAGATGGCGAAGAAGAGATCGTACAGGGCGCCGGCGAGCATGGTGGCCCGCACGATCCAAACGAAGGTCCCGGTGTTCATGGCTTGCGTCTCCCCCACCCTCCGCCGCCGGGCGTCTCCACGATGAGCACGTCACCCTTCGCCACGCGCGCCCGGAATTTCCCGGGCATCCGCTCTTCACTCCCGTCGCGCCCCACCAGGGTGTCCCGGCCGGGCGCCCCCGCCTCGCCCCCCGCGGCGCCCCACGGGCGGAGCGATCTCCGCTCGGACAGCACCGTCACCTCCGCCGGCGCGAGGAACTCGTACTCGCGGACGAGGCCGTCGCCGCCGCGCCTCAGGCCTTCGCCGCCGGAGCCCGCGCGCAGGCTGTAGCGGCGGATCACCACGGGGAAATCGTGCTCGATCGCCTCGATGGGGGTGTTGAGCGAGTTGGTCATGTGGGTGTGCACCGCGCTCAGGCCGTCGCTCCCCGGCCGCCCCCCCATGCCCCCTCCCAGGGTCTCGTAGTACGCGAAGGCGGCGCCCGTCGCGGGATCCGTCCCGCCGATGGCGACGTTGTTCATCGTCCCGGCGCTCGCGGCCGGGATCCGCCCGGGGATCGCGCGCGCGAGGGCCCCGAAGACGACGTCGACGATGCGCTGCGACGTCTCGACGTTGCCGGCGGCGACGGCGGCGGGCGGGTTCGCGTTGACGATCGTTCCCGGCGGGGCGATGAGCCGGATCGGGACGAAGCATCCGTCGTTCGCGGGCACCTCGACCGGCAGGAGGCATCGGAAGGCGTAGAGCACGGACGAGCGCGTGATCGCCTCGACGGCATTCACGGGCCCGGCGGTCTGAGGCGCGGTGCCGGTGAAATCGACGATCGCCTCGCGATCCCGCAGCGTGATGCGGACGCGAATCGGCAACGGCCCGCTCCCGAAACCGTCGTCCTCGAGGGCGTCCTCGAACTCGTAGATTCCCGGGGGGAGCGTCGCGAGGAGGGCCCGGGTGCCGCGCTCGGCGTACGCGTGGAGCTCGGCGGCCCTCTCCTGCACCGCCGCCTCTCCGTACGTCGCGCACATCTGCGCCACGCGGGCGCGCCCCACGTCGAGCGAGGCGATCTGCGCTCGCAGATCCCCCGACCGCTCGCGGGGGGTCCTCACGTTGGCGAGGATCATCGCCAGCAGGTCATCGTCGACGCGTCCCCCGCGCGCGAAGCGGACGGGGGGGATCCGGAGCCCCTCCTGGAAGATCTCGGAGGCGAGCGGCATCGAGCCCGGAGACATCCCGCCGATGTCCGAGTGATGGGCGCGGTTCGCGGAGTAGAAGAGCGGCGACTCCGGGTCCGAGCCGTAGTACGGGGCGACCATCGTGATGTCGGGGAGGTGGGTTCCGCCCGCGAAGGGATCGTTCACCGCCGCGATGTCCCCGGGAGCGAGGTGCATCGCGTCGAGCACGGCGCGCACCGACGCGGGCATCGAGCCGAGATGCACGGGCATGTGGTCCCCCTGCGCGATCAGCCGGCCGGCGCCGTCGAAGAGCGCGCACGAGTAGTCGCAGCGCTCCTTGATGTTCGGCGAGTAGGCCGCGCGCCTCAGCACCGCCCCCATCTCGTCGCAGACCGACGCGAAGAGATTCCGGAAGATCTCGATCTGCACGGGCAGCGTCATCGAGCCCTCCGAATCCGCAGGGAGCCGTCGGCCCCCGCGATCGCGCTCGATCCCGACGGGACGAAGGTCGTGGCGCCGGCCTCTGTGACCACCGCGGGCCCCCGGACGGTCTCTCCGGGAGTCAGCCCCCCTCTCTCGATCGAGACCCCCTCGCGCCACTCCCCGCGATCCCAGAGGCGCGCCGGTCGGCGGCCGGCCTCGCGCCGCTCGGGGGCGGCGAAGGGGACCGGCGCGACGGGAAGGCGCGCGGCGACGCGCACGGTCACCGCGATGACGTCGTCGCCGCGCCGGTCGAACCCGTAGCGCCTGAAGTGCTCGGCGTGGAAGGCGGCGATCCAGTCGCCGTCCGCAGGGACTGCGATCTCATGCGACTGGCCGCGGTATCGCGCGTCGATGGTGCGCTCGACGACGACGCGATCTCCCGCGGACGCGGGGCGCTCGGTCCCGAGGAGAATCGAGCTCGCCTCCGAGGCGAGCCGCGCGAAGCTCGATCTCAGGGCGGAGTCGCTGACGGGCCCCGCGGGGACGAGCACCGTCTCCGATCGATCCGCGACGAGGTCTCCCGCCAGGAGCCCCCACGCCGACAGGACCCCGGGCTCGGCGGGCACCAGGACCTCGTCGATCCCCGCCGCGGCGGCGACGCTCGACGCGTGCAGGCCACCGGCGCCGCCGAAAGCGCAGAGGGCGAACCCGGCGGGATCGAACCCGCGGAAGAGGGAGACATGCCGGATCGCCCGCGCCATCGTCACGTTGGCGACGTCGAGGATGCCGGACGCCGTCTCCTCGAGGGACATCCCGAGCGACGCGGCGAGCGCTCCGATCGCGCGCTCCGCCGCCGCGGCGTCGAGCGCCATCTTCCCGTCGAGGAAGCGCTCGGGGACGATCCTCCCCAGGAAGAGGTTCGCGTCGGTCACGGTCGCGGGGCCGCCGTGCCCGTAGCACGCCGGGCCGGGATCGGCGCCGGCGCTCCTCGGGCCCACCTTGAGCGCCCCCCCCGGATCGATCCAGGCGATCGAGCCGCCGCCGGCCCCCACGGTGTGGATGTCCACGACGGGCGTCCGGATCGGATAGCCGGCGACCACGGTCTCACCCGACAGGAGGATCTGATCGGGGACCAGGGAGACGTCGGTCGACGTGCCGCCCATGTCGAACGAGACGAGCCGGCCGATGCCGACGGCGGCGCAGGCGCGGCGCGCGGCGACGACTCCGGCGGCGGGCCCCGAGAGGACGGTCCGGACGGCCTCGTCCGAGGCGACGCCCGGAGCGAGCGCGCCGCCGTTGCTCCCCATGATCGTGAGCGACCCCGCCTCAAGCCCCCCCTCGAGCCGTCGGAGGTATTTGCCGACCAGGGGCGAGACGGCCGCGTTGACCGCCGCGGTGCTGCACCGCTCATACTCGCGGAACTCGCGCACGAGCGACGACGAGATCGTGACAGGGCCGTGGAAGATCTCCCGGAGCAGGCGCGCCGCCTCGGCCTCGTGACCGGGCCGGATGTAGGAATGGAGGAAGCAGACGGCGACCGCGTCGGCCCCGGCGCGCACCGCCGCCTCCGCGGCGCGCCGGACGGCGCCGGCGTCGAGGGGCCGGCGGATCGATCCGTCGGCGAGAACGCGCTCCGGGATCCCGAACCGCAGATCCCTCGACACCAGGGGGGGCGGCCGCGTCGCCTCGAGATCGTAGAGCGAAGGGCGCGACTGCCGGCCGATCTCGAGCACGTCCTCGAACCCGGCGGTCGTGACGAGGGCGACGCGCGCCGTTTTC
This sequence is a window from Acidobacteriota bacterium. Protein-coding genes within it:
- a CDS encoding SDR family oxidoreductase; protein product: MGKLFVVTGGAGFIGSNIVERLLREGERVRVVDNFATGRRENIDAASRAAGGARPEILEGDLADVEVARRAVDGASYVLHQAAIPSVPRSVADPVRTHAANITATLNLLQAAREKGVERFVYASSSSAYGDTPVLPKVETMPTSPLSPYAIQKLGGEQYARVFHALYRLPTVSLRYFNIFGPRQDPASEYAAVIPRFITMMAAGKSPTIYGDGKQTRDFCYIDNAVDANLLACRAGDSALGRAFNVACGRRISLLDLVRIVNGILGADVAPRHDPPRAGDVRDSLADVSAAHEHLGYDPKVHLEEGLARTAAFFVPRMRA
- a CDS encoding UDP-glucose/GDP-mannose dehydrogenase family protein; amino-acid sequence: MNIAVVGTGYVGLVTGACFAEFGVHVTCVDKIEEKVRDLKAGRMPIYEPGLEEMVERNVRQGRLSFTTDLATAVEQSLVIFIAVGTPPDESGAADLTFVRDVALAVARHLNEYKVVVTKSTVPMGTGSMIRKLIEENRKSEIAFSVASNPEFLREGAAVEDFMRPNRVVIGTEDPQATAILRDLYRPLYLIETPFLTTDVVTAEMIKYASNAFLATKISFINEIANLCDRIGADVHDVARGMGLDNRIGRKFLHPGPGFGGSCFPKDTQAVAQIARNRGYRLRIVEAVMEVNDQQIGEVIGKVRDLVGEPKGKTAALLGISFKPNTDDIRESPALRVAEILGEWGMKIRAYDPVAMEAARKVLKGVTFAQSEYDAAEGADVLVVATEWNQFRQLDLGRLKKVMKSPAIVDLRNIYEVSEMSRLGFSYRCVGRPGVDAGKR
- a CDS encoding GDP-mannose 4,6-dehydratase codes for the protein MSTVLVTGGAGFIGSHLCERLLARGDRVVALDNFDPFYDEAIKRDNVAAALAHPRYRLITGDIRSAATVDEVLGAERFDVVVHLAARAGVRPSIAEPALYSDVNLTGTSVLLEACRRHGPRRFVFGSSSSVYGDANKVPFAESDPVTHPVSPYAATKAAGELLCYAHHHVHALDVTCLRFFTVYGPRQRPEMAIHKFAREILEGRPLPRYGDGSTERDYTYVDDIIEGVVRAMDRVSGFHIYNLGESRRVPLSSLIAILEREIGTPAKIQAMPNQPGDVRMTWADVSRAREELGYDPKVPIEEGIRRFVAWLKDRRPGNRAGVVSS
- a CDS encoding nucleotide sugar dehydrogenase, whose translation is MKRAAGNGRKIADDLRARVDSRRAQIGILGLGYVGLPLALEFSRQGFRVHGIDVDARKVDSLKRGRSYVQDVSSKALREALGAGRLSATSDFEIIRKLDAVIVCVPTPLRKTRDPDISYIVSALDEIAPRVHRGMLIVLESTSYPGTTEEIMLPSLQEGGLRAGVDFFLAFSPERVDPGNARYGIRNTPKVVGGITLACGRMAAHLYQQAVERVVPVSSARAAEMIKLLENTFRSVNIGLVNEIALICDRLKLDVWEIISAAATKPFGFMPFYPGPGLGGHCIPIDPHYLSWKLRTLDYQARFIELAAEVNGQMPNYVLGKVVDALNVRRKALRGAKVLVVGVAYKRDTNDTRESPALDLMRLLRERGAVVRYHDPHVPALHGGSHGPAATSVPLTRGSLRGLDCAVIVTDHADVDYQRILDGVPVLVDTRNATRSLKRGRSKLVKL
- a CDS encoding MCE family protein is translated as MTGPKRAGRDLSVGLVLTVAALIFAVGLFAIGSESRLWSRKVAYRIRLANTNGLQVGSPVRLVGVQVGTVTEVVLPEDPQRSDIDIVLKVDHAVESRIRRDTTATLKVLSLLGGDKFLDLTPGSAREPVLEPGSYIQVPEGMGMEEFQALGASIADDLQGITKGLKVILDQLQNRETFLGSALFDPNFGKETISSLKESVATTNSILGKVDRGQGLAGRLLADRELADTTVARVETSLGRIEAILGRLADEKGVAMQALAPDGSVSQILANLQATTGTMKGLVQEIRDGKGLAGRLVTDDEVAGQVLGDLKKVTENLREITEKLNHGDGTAGAFINDPTLYRDLQDVLHGVQKSKMMSWFVRHYREKGEKERLKDPNNDGTTKPEPVSPEGL
- a CDS encoding ABC transporter ATP-binding protein; this translates as MAEPFIRFEDVRKSFGPKVVLDGVTLDVPRGETMVVLGGSGTGKSVLLRHVIGLHRPDGGRVFVDGDDVTDYPEERFMAVRRKVSMLFQAGALFDSMNVYENIAFGLREHTRMTEEEIGARVAGKLELVELPGVEALTPADLSGGMRKRVALARAIALEPAGLLYDEPTTGLDPITAGAINHLIRNLQRALGVTAIVVTHDIDSAFTVGDRMAFLHEGKLLFTGTVAEARASAEPRLRAFLDGARRGGDR
- a CDS encoding ABC transporter permease — its product is MGEILRNGLEEVGGVAILFRAAVRQIFSRPFEGEQIRHQLFQLGVRSLSITTITAVFTGMVLALETAYTLAQYGARMLIGKAVALSMVQELGPVLTAIVVAGRVGAGITAEIGTMNVTEQVDAIRALGADPVKKLVMPKVVATFLMVPALTVLADFVGILGGLFISVMELGQSGSYYLRQVVTTLSFRDVFTGTGKTPVFALIIALVACYNGLRASGGADGVGRATTRTVVTASIAILVSNFFLTKLFFVVL
- the galE gene encoding UDP-glucose 4-epimerase GalE; the encoded protein is MDVLVTGGAGYIGSFIVQLLRSRGDRAIVLDDLSEGHTRAVGRTDLVVGDIVDPEAVDRALSLGEVRAVIHMAASAQVGQSMRDPAAYYENNLVKSIAFLNLVRARGVAKLVFSSTAAVYGEPVSVPITEEHPTAPTNPYGATKLAFEHALRWYGEAYGFRSIALRYFNASGGGLPAGSMGEDHDPETHLVPNILRAALGVCDFVEIFGTDYPTADGTCLRDYVHVLDLAEAHVLALRALDAPSAGAAFRAYNLGADQAASVRDVIRVAEEVSGRSIRVLEAGRRPGDPALLLASSARLKKELGWSPRFSDLKTIIDSALAWHRDHPRGYGD